A region of Thermovibrio ammonificans HB-1 DNA encodes the following proteins:
- the ade gene encoding adenine deaminase, which produces MKTVIEGKVYDPLNGKVFNGRITVEKGKIKRVEPGGTGREIITPPFIDSHVHIESSLLTPAQFAAALAPFGVISAVADPHEIANVLGTEGVKFMVENGKSVPVKLFFAAPSCVPASPLSKAGAVLGVKEVEELLKLKEVKSLGEVMNFPGVINREEKVMAKIEAAKRVKKPIDGHAPGLKGEEARKYFEAGISTDHESTTLEEAEEKIKLGVYIQIREGSAARNFRKLFPLIEKYPEKVMLCTDDRSPDDLTSGTINRLVETAIEEGISPLKALRAASVNPIIHYKLPVGLLRPGDPADFLILESLKPLTVKSVYCNGRKIAHNGTPLFVPPAISQTLNNFQAEKITEEEIRITALREFVKTIIATDGELITDKACLKARKIKNNLCSDTDNDVLKLVVVNRYGEKRIGVGFIKGFNLKRGALAMSIAHDHHNIIALGASDREIVQAVNRVIEVGGGISLHAGNRNITIPLPIAGLMSNSNVKSLAAKVTEIKTELQNLGCRLKNPLITLSFMALEVIPKLKLTDKGLFDSERFELTFLYC; this is translated from the coding sequence GTGAAAACGGTAATTGAAGGGAAGGTATACGACCCCCTAAACGGGAAGGTTTTTAACGGCCGAATCACCGTTGAAAAGGGCAAGATAAAGAGGGTAGAGCCCGGAGGAACGGGAAGAGAGATAATCACTCCACCGTTTATCGACTCCCACGTTCACATAGAGAGCTCCCTGCTGACACCGGCACAGTTTGCCGCAGCCCTCGCCCCTTTCGGCGTAATCTCGGCGGTTGCCGACCCCCACGAGATAGCAAACGTTCTGGGAACTGAGGGCGTGAAGTTTATGGTAGAGAACGGTAAAAGCGTGCCGGTGAAGCTCTTCTTCGCCGCACCCTCGTGCGTCCCGGCCTCTCCGCTCTCGAAGGCCGGTGCCGTGCTCGGCGTTAAAGAGGTTGAAGAGCTCTTAAAGCTCAAAGAGGTGAAATCGCTGGGAGAAGTGATGAACTTTCCCGGAGTAATTAATAGAGAAGAAAAAGTTATGGCGAAAATAGAGGCGGCAAAAAGGGTGAAAAAACCGATAGACGGTCACGCCCCGGGTTTAAAAGGGGAAGAGGCAAGAAAATACTTCGAAGCCGGAATATCTACCGACCACGAATCGACAACACTGGAGGAGGCAGAGGAGAAAATAAAACTGGGAGTTTACATACAGATTCGGGAAGGCTCTGCCGCAAGGAACTTCCGGAAGCTCTTTCCGCTAATAGAAAAATACCCCGAAAAAGTTATGCTCTGCACCGACGACCGCTCCCCCGACGACCTTACCTCCGGAACCATAAACAGACTTGTAGAAACGGCAATAGAAGAGGGCATATCCCCCCTAAAAGCCCTAAGAGCCGCCTCTGTAAACCCGATAATCCACTATAAACTACCGGTGGGTCTGCTTCGGCCCGGAGACCCGGCAGATTTTCTAATACTGGAAAGCCTAAAACCCCTAACAGTAAAAAGCGTTTACTGCAACGGCCGGAAAATAGCCCACAACGGCACGCCTCTATTTGTGCCACCGGCCATTTCCCAAACACTAAACAATTTCCAGGCAGAGAAAATAACAGAAGAGGAAATCAGAATTACAGCATTAAGAGAGTTTGTAAAAACCATAATCGCCACAGACGGGGAATTAATAACAGACAAAGCCTGTTTAAAGGCCAGGAAAATCAAAAACAACCTCTGTTCAGATACCGATAACGATGTTCTCAAACTTGTAGTTGTTAATCGGTATGGAGAGAAGAGAATAGGCGTAGGCTTCATAAAAGGCTTCAACCTTAAAAGGGGAGCCTTGGCAATGTCGATAGCCCACGACCACCACAACATAATAGCCCTGGGAGCTTCCGACCGGGAAATAGTTCAAGCAGTTAACCGGGTAATAGAAGTCGGTGGCGGCATAAGCTTACACGCCGGAAACCGCAACATAACAATTCCCCTACCCATTGCGGGCCTTATGAGCAACTCAAACGTTAAAAGCTTAGCCGCTAAAGTGACCGAAATAAAAACCGAGCTTCAAAACCTCGGCTGCCGGCTGAAAAACCCCCTAATAACACTGTCTTTCATGGCTCTTGAAGTGATTCCAAAACTCAAACTAACCGACAAAGGCCTTTTCGACTCAGAAAGGTTTGAATTAACTTTCCTCTACTGCTGA
- a CDS encoding peptidoglycan DD-metalloendopeptidase family protein, whose protein sequence is MLRVLFLLLFLASAAAAKTSASLYLPYRYPGSLGYFKVNPKSPYKVVVSGAGRSWVFKGVEGSSKVYFVVPYGLKGRFKLSLYRGRREVFSRILRVSPKRFRVSRIWVKTRPLKGALLRRVIRENRLLRRIFSQVTPKKFRSSKLHPPLPRLVVSTPFGAKRIINRKKRSIHWGTDFRAKRGTPVYAALSGRVVLARKLYFTGNTVVIDHGLGIHTLYAHLSRITVKEGQFVKRGQVVGRVGSTGRSTGPHLHFGFYVDDVKADPMLVLKEQL, encoded by the coding sequence ATGTTGAGGGTTCTCTTCCTGCTTCTGTTTTTGGCTTCTGCGGCCGCTGCAAAAACTTCCGCCTCCCTTTACCTGCCTTACAGGTATCCCGGCTCTTTGGGCTACTTTAAGGTAAACCCGAAGAGTCCTTACAAGGTTGTAGTTTCCGGGGCCGGCAGGAGTTGGGTGTTTAAGGGGGTAGAGGGAAGCAGTAAGGTTTACTTTGTTGTTCCATACGGGCTTAAGGGGCGGTTCAAGCTCTCCCTCTACCGGGGAAGGCGGGAGGTCTTCTCGCGGATTTTGAGGGTTTCCCCTAAAAGGTTCAGGGTTTCACGGATTTGGGTAAAAACGAGGCCTTTGAAGGGGGCCCTTCTGAGGAGGGTTATTCGGGAGAACAGGCTGCTGAGGCGTATCTTCTCTCAGGTTACTCCTAAGAAGTTTCGCTCTTCTAAGCTTCACCCTCCCCTTCCGAGGTTGGTGGTTTCTACGCCCTTTGGAGCCAAGAGGATTATTAACAGGAAGAAGCGCTCTATCCACTGGGGAACCGACTTCAGGGCCAAAAGAGGCACTCCGGTTTACGCAGCCCTTTCGGGCAGGGTGGTTCTGGCCAGGAAGCTCTACTTTACCGGCAACACGGTTGTTATAGACCACGGCTTGGGGATTCATACCCTCTATGCCCACCTGTCGAGGATAACCGTTAAAGAGGGACAGTTTGTAAAGAGGGGACAGGTTGTCGGCAGGGTGGGGTCGACCGGTAGGAGCACGGGACCGCACCTGCACTTCGGCTTTTACGTTGACGATGTAAAGGCAGACCCCATGCTGGTTCTGAAGGAGCAGCTTTAA
- a CDS encoding carbonic anhydrase → MKRVLVTLGAVAALATGAVAGGGAHWGYSGSIGPEHWGDLSPEYLMCKIGKNQSPIDINSADAVKACLAPVSVYYVSDAKYVVNNGHTIKVVMGGRGYVVVDGKRFYLKQFHFHAPSEHTVNGKHYPFEAHFVHLDKNGNITVLGVFFKVGKENPELEKVWRVMPEEPGQKRHLTARIDPEKLLPENRDYYRYSGSLTTPPCSEGVRWIVFKEPVEMSREQLEKFRKVMGFDNNRPVQPLNARKVMK, encoded by the coding sequence GTGAAGAGAGTATTGGTTACCCTCGGGGCTGTTGCAGCACTTGCAACGGGCGCGGTTGCAGGTGGAGGAGCCCACTGGGGTTATTCCGGCAGCATCGGGCCGGAGCACTGGGGAGATTTAAGCCCCGAATACCTTATGTGTAAAATCGGTAAGAACCAATCGCCCATAGATATTAACAGCGCCGATGCGGTTAAGGCGTGTCTTGCTCCCGTTAGCGTCTACTACGTTTCAGACGCAAAGTACGTTGTTAACAACGGCCACACAATTAAGGTTGTTATGGGGGGAAGGGGTTACGTGGTTGTTGACGGTAAGCGCTTTTACCTGAAGCAGTTCCACTTTCACGCCCCCAGCGAGCACACCGTTAACGGCAAGCACTACCCCTTTGAAGCCCACTTCGTCCACCTTGATAAAAACGGGAACATAACGGTCCTTGGCGTTTTCTTTAAGGTTGGGAAGGAAAACCCCGAGCTTGAGAAGGTGTGGCGTGTTATGCCCGAGGAGCCGGGTCAGAAGAGACACCTTACCGCAAGAATCGACCCGGAGAAGCTCTTGCCCGAGAACAGGGACTACTACAGATACTCCGGCTCTCTCACCACACCGCCCTGCTCGGAAGGGGTTAGGTGGATTGTGTTTAAAGAGCCGGTTGAGATGTCTCGGGAGCAGCTTGAGAAGTTCAGGAAAGTTATGGGCTTTGACAACAACAGGCCGGTTCAGCCCCTTAATGCAAGGAAGGTTATGAAGTAG